A part of Pirellulaceae bacterium genomic DNA contains:
- a CDS encoding tetratricopeptide repeat protein, giving the protein MRLIYLGELAGTLPFSTLLIDGRAYDAWAQQIAAGQWLGTEVFYQSPLYPYLLAIVYAVLGHSLTIVRVMQAVFGAVSCVLIAQCANRLFGLRAGWFAGLMLAVYPAAIFFDGLVQKAALDLLLVSTLLWLMVEAQHRRTWPWLAAAGVTLAALTLNRENARIAFPLMLAWILLQFSEQPRTKRWAGAGLFTAAMALVLLPVGLRNYYVGGEFLLTTSQVGPNFFIGNHAGANGTYQPLQSGRGDPRYERQDAIRLAEQSVGRSLSPGEVSSFWLRRSADYIFSQPLDWMKLLAWKSLLTIHAIELVDSESIDLYAEYSLVLRWLYRLWHFGILMPLAVWGAWVTRQHWRELWVFYGLFVLLAASTVLFFVVARYRYPLVPVAILFASAGLARLPEWMPVIGRPGKARLWLPGALVVGIVAVMCNWPMQTLRDVARNYSNLGGGLLDDGRYDEALMANDLAIQRQPLFADAYYNKAVVLDALQRRDEALPLYERALELNPSMGEAHSRLARYHIDHRNFAKARYHLDHAIPLVSNPASHHLEYGLLLDGQGDVEGAIAHYRTAVSLDSHLVMAANNLAWLLATDARPEIRSGAEAVALAESNIREILQDPAKMSSQDQAIGLLDTLAAAYAAVGRFADAVDAVQTALSQAEQAGAPVLVESLKSRLELYAASKPYYRPSAH; this is encoded by the coding sequence GTGCGGCTGATTTACCTGGGTGAACTCGCTGGCACACTGCCCTTCTCGACGCTGCTGATTGATGGTCGAGCTTACGACGCGTGGGCTCAACAAATCGCTGCTGGGCAATGGTTGGGGACAGAGGTGTTTTACCAGTCACCGCTATATCCTTACCTGTTGGCCATCGTCTACGCTGTTTTGGGTCATAGCTTGACGATTGTCCGTGTGATGCAGGCGGTATTCGGGGCTGTTTCTTGTGTCTTAATCGCCCAGTGCGCGAATCGGCTGTTTGGGCTGCGAGCCGGCTGGTTCGCTGGCTTGATGCTGGCAGTTTATCCTGCCGCAATCTTTTTTGACGGCCTAGTTCAAAAAGCCGCCTTGGATCTGCTATTGGTCAGCACTTTATTGTGGCTGATGGTCGAAGCTCAACATCGACGAACCTGGCCATGGTTGGCAGCCGCAGGAGTCACGCTGGCAGCCCTAACGCTGAACCGAGAGAATGCGCGTATTGCATTCCCGCTGATGTTGGCTTGGATTCTACTACAATTCTCTGAGCAACCGCGAACAAAGCGCTGGGCAGGAGCTGGGCTGTTTACAGCAGCCATGGCGCTCGTCCTGCTGCCTGTCGGCCTGCGCAATTACTACGTCGGCGGCGAATTCTTACTGACAACTTCTCAAGTTGGGCCTAACTTTTTCATCGGCAATCATGCGGGGGCTAACGGAACCTATCAGCCGCTGCAATCAGGTCGCGGAGACCCTCGGTATGAGCGACAGGATGCTATTCGACTGGCCGAGCAGTCAGTTGGCAGGTCATTATCCCCCGGCGAGGTGTCCAGTTTCTGGTTGCGACGATCGGCGGACTATATTTTCAGCCAGCCCTTGGACTGGATGAAGCTGCTGGCCTGGAAGTCGCTGCTGACAATTCACGCCATTGAACTGGTGGATTCCGAGTCCATCGACTTGTATGCCGAGTATTCGCTTGTATTGCGGTGGCTATATCGACTGTGGCACTTTGGCATCCTCATGCCTTTGGCCGTGTGGGGAGCGTGGGTCACACGACAGCATTGGCGGGAGTTGTGGGTTTTTTACGGTTTATTTGTGCTGTTGGCCGCGTCGACAGTCTTATTCTTCGTGGTCGCTAGGTATCGCTATCCGCTGGTTCCGGTGGCGATTTTGTTTGCTTCTGCTGGCCTCGCAAGATTGCCCGAGTGGATGCCTGTGATCGGGCGACCAGGAAAGGCTCGTCTGTGGTTGCCGGGTGCGCTCGTCGTGGGAATTGTTGCCGTCATGTGTAACTGGCCCATGCAGACCCTGCGCGATGTCGCTCGCAACTACTCGAACCTCGGAGGCGGACTGCTGGATGACGGTCGGTACGACGAGGCGTTAATGGCTAATGACCTCGCCATCCAACGACAGCCACTTTTCGCCGATGCCTATTACAACAAAGCCGTTGTCCTAGATGCCCTCCAGCGTCGCGATGAAGCGCTACCGCTGTACGAGCGAGCTCTTGAATTGAATCCCAGCATGGGTGAAGCGCACTCGCGCTTAGCCAGGTATCATATTGATCATCGAAATTTCGCCAAAGCGCGCTACCATTTAGACCATGCCATTCCATTGGTCTCCAATCCGGCGTCACATCATCTGGAGTATGGGCTGTTGTTGGATGGACAGGGAGATGTAGAGGGGGCCATTGCCCATTATCGTACCGCTGTCAGCTTAGATTCGCATCTTGTAATGGCGGCTAATAATCTAGCATGGCTACTAGCCACCGACGCTCGACCGGAAATTAGATCCGGTGCGGAAGCGGTTGCACTTGCCGAGTCTAATATCCGCGAAATCTTGCAGGACCCGGCTAAGATGTCCAGCCAAGACCAAGCGATTGGACTTCTAGATACGCTGGCCGCAGCCTATGCTGCTGTCGGGAGATTTGCCGATGCTGTCGATGCAGTTCAAACCGCGCTATCACAAGCGGAACAGGCTGGTGCCCCAGTTCTGGTGGAATCCCTGAAGTCCAGGCTCGAGCTGTATGCAGCGAGCAAACCGTATTATCGGCCATCTGCGCATTGA
- the uvrA gene encoding excinuclease ABC subunit UvrA: MISLRGVRVHNLKNVDVDIPRSALVAICGLSGSGKTSLALDTLYAEGQRRYIESFSTYTRQFLQRFDKPDYDRIDGLTPALAVTRSGAPRGNRSTVGTSSQSLDYLRLLFSKVAQLFCYGCGRSVQSASPQSVAAIVQQLPSSIKLMLACSVSWQDADQRSQVLADLQQQGFVRLIAGQQIWHLSDDRRADLAKALPKSGGAWVVVDRLRGGMLSDRSVPSLETAFALGDGSVRLWCSGDETLLEESLAKWISPATRAELSIDNVSWLGVDFATRLICPACDIDYPSPEPQLFNFNSPLGACPTCEGFGDTVDLDMSLIVPDPRKSIADGAIAPWNTPSYAGMLQDLLQHAKRLRIPVDVPFHRLTPQQVSVIRDGNEKLGYGGLAAFFAWLERKKYKMHVRVFLSRWRSYHRCSQCQGARLKKEALAYQVAGHNLAQLCNASIVELTKLFGSLNEQLDSQQRTIARQPWQQLLARLQYLQLVGLGYLSLDRPLRTLSGGEAQRAALTAALGSSLVNMLYVLDEPSVGLHPHDVEQLGQAISNLTCRGNTVVMVEHEEALLERAEWIIEVGPGAGSAGGRIVYSGPRSELLKSDTLTGSYLSGSRVVPIPAARRQPRGSLKLTGCRGNNLQNLDVEFPLGVLCLVTGVSGSGKSSLVQDTLHGAISNRLTTARLPTLPYDSLLGLSHVDDCILVDQAPISRSPRSNPVTYVRALDEIRRVFAETTEAKIRGFSAGHFSFNGPLGRCPKCEGDGVLQIDMQFLADVFRTCPDCGGTRYRHEILQVRYRDHHIADVLQLTVQDALHFFRGQEKVRHKLSILASVGLDYLQLGQPATTLSAGEAQRLKLASFLATATKRKTLFILDEPTTGLHTHDIVQLLDCFDALLEADHSLIVVEHNLHLMAAADYIIDLGPGAAEQGGRIVASGPPAHIANHPQSITGRYLRQAADQGRG; encoded by the coding sequence ATGATTTCTTTGCGCGGGGTGCGCGTCCACAATTTGAAGAATGTGGATGTTGATATTCCCCGCAGTGCGCTGGTGGCCATTTGTGGTCTCTCGGGCTCCGGCAAAACATCGTTGGCGCTCGATACGCTGTACGCCGAAGGACAACGGCGCTACATCGAAAGTTTTTCGACGTATACGCGACAGTTCTTGCAGCGTTTCGACAAACCCGATTACGATCGGATCGACGGGCTAACTCCGGCGTTGGCGGTTACTCGTAGCGGCGCACCGCGCGGCAATCGCAGCACGGTGGGCACCTCTAGCCAATCGCTGGACTATTTGAGACTGCTGTTCTCGAAAGTTGCACAATTGTTTTGCTACGGTTGTGGTCGAAGTGTCCAATCTGCTAGCCCACAGTCGGTAGCCGCCATCGTGCAGCAATTGCCTAGCAGCATCAAGCTAATGTTGGCATGTAGCGTCAGTTGGCAAGACGCAGATCAACGTTCCCAAGTATTGGCCGATCTACAACAGCAAGGCTTTGTGCGACTGATTGCTGGCCAGCAGATTTGGCACTTGAGCGACGATCGTCGAGCCGATCTGGCAAAGGCACTTCCCAAATCGGGCGGCGCCTGGGTTGTCGTTGATCGCTTGCGCGGCGGCATGCTCAGCGATCGGTCCGTGCCCAGTTTAGAAACTGCTTTCGCTCTGGGCGATGGTAGCGTGCGTCTGTGGTGCTCAGGTGACGAGACGCTACTGGAAGAATCGTTGGCAAAATGGATCTCGCCAGCCACACGAGCGGAACTGTCAATCGACAATGTGAGCTGGCTTGGCGTAGATTTTGCGACTCGCCTCATTTGTCCGGCATGTGATATCGACTATCCATCGCCCGAACCGCAGCTCTTCAATTTTAATAGTCCGCTCGGTGCCTGCCCGACGTGTGAAGGCTTTGGCGATACGGTGGACTTGGACATGAGTTTAATCGTTCCCGATCCACGCAAGTCGATCGCCGATGGGGCTATCGCCCCCTGGAATACGCCGTCCTACGCCGGAATGCTGCAGGATCTGTTGCAACATGCCAAGCGATTGAGGATTCCTGTTGATGTGCCGTTTCACCGGCTGACGCCCCAGCAGGTCTCTGTGATTCGCGACGGCAACGAAAAGCTGGGCTATGGTGGCTTGGCCGCATTCTTTGCCTGGCTGGAGCGCAAAAAATACAAGATGCACGTGCGCGTGTTTCTGTCGCGATGGCGCAGCTACCATCGCTGTTCTCAGTGCCAGGGTGCGCGGCTCAAGAAGGAGGCGCTGGCCTATCAAGTCGCTGGACACAACCTGGCACAGCTTTGCAATGCGTCGATCGTGGAACTGACGAAATTGTTCGGTAGTTTAAACGAACAGCTCGACAGCCAGCAGCGGACAATCGCCCGCCAACCGTGGCAGCAGTTATTAGCCAGATTGCAGTACTTGCAGTTGGTTGGGTTGGGTTATCTTTCGTTGGATCGCCCCCTGCGCACGCTCAGTGGTGGCGAAGCCCAACGCGCGGCCCTGACCGCGGCGCTAGGTTCCAGTCTGGTCAATATGCTGTACGTCCTAGATGAACCTTCGGTGGGCTTACATCCACACGACGTCGAGCAATTGGGACAGGCCATTTCTAATCTGACGTGTCGTGGCAATACGGTGGTCATGGTCGAGCACGAGGAAGCGCTGTTGGAGCGCGCTGAGTGGATCATCGAAGTCGGACCGGGAGCCGGTTCAGCAGGAGGTAGAATTGTATACTCCGGTCCACGCAGCGAACTGCTGAAGTCGGATACGTTGACGGGCAGTTATTTGAGCGGCTCGCGCGTGGTGCCCATTCCGGCAGCGCGCCGCCAACCCCGCGGTAGTTTGAAGTTGACCGGTTGCCGCGGGAATAACTTACAGAATCTGGACGTCGAGTTTCCGCTGGGCGTTCTGTGTCTGGTGACCGGCGTAAGCGGTTCGGGCAAGAGTTCGCTGGTGCAAGATACTCTGCATGGAGCGATCTCCAATCGCTTGACGACCGCCCGCCTGCCGACCTTGCCCTACGATAGTCTGTTGGGGCTGAGTCACGTGGATGATTGCATCCTGGTCGATCAAGCCCCTATCAGTCGCTCACCACGCAGCAATCCGGTGACCTATGTTCGCGCCTTGGATGAGATTCGGCGCGTGTTCGCGGAAACCACCGAGGCCAAAATTCGCGGGTTCTCCGCCGGGCATTTTAGTTTTAATGGCCCCTTGGGACGTTGTCCGAAGTGCGAGGGCGACGGGGTGCTGCAGATCGACATGCAGTTTCTGGCCGATGTGTTTCGCACCTGCCCGGATTGCGGCGGTACGCGCTATCGTCACGAAATCTTACAAGTGCGTTATCGCGATCATCATATTGCCGATGTGCTGCAGTTGACCGTTCAGGATGCGCTGCATTTTTTCCGAGGCCAAGAGAAGGTCCGGCACAAGTTGAGTATTCTGGCCAGCGTGGGGCTGGATTATTTGCAACTTGGCCAGCCAGCTACGACGCTCAGTGCAGGTGAGGCCCAGCGTTTGAAACTAGCCAGTTTTTTGGCCACCGCCACCAAACGCAAGACGCTGTTCATTCTGGATGAGCCAACTACAGGACTGCATACGCATGATATCGTTCAGTTGCTCGATTGCTTCGACGCGCTGCTGGAAGCCGACCATTCGTTGATTGTGGTCGAGCACAATTTGCATTTGATGGCGGCAGCCGATTACATCATCGATCTCGGCCCGGGAGCAGCCGAACAAGGTGGACGGATTGTAGCCAGCGGTCCACCAGCCCACATTGCCAACCATCCACAGTCAATTACCGGTCGTTACCTGCGTCAGGCCGCCGATCAGGGGCGTGGATAA
- the ilvN gene encoding acetolactate synthase small subunit has product MRHLLSALVHNVPGVLSHISGLLASRGYNIDSLAVGETENPGLSRMTFVVVGDDRVLDQVRKQLEKVVTVVSVEDISSCDFVERDLMLIKVRSDGGQRTEIRELVEIFRGRVVDVGATELMIEIAGRESKIEAFIERMRPYGIVEVSRTGRIALVRSGQRSSEPAEAIANLAE; this is encoded by the coding sequence ATGCGGCATTTGTTGTCGGCGCTGGTTCATAACGTGCCTGGCGTTCTATCCCATATTTCTGGACTTTTGGCTTCGCGCGGCTACAACATCGACTCGTTGGCCGTCGGTGAAACGGAGAACCCGGGTCTGTCGCGCATGACCTTTGTGGTCGTTGGCGATGACCGTGTTTTGGATCAGGTGCGCAAGCAACTGGAAAAGGTCGTGACGGTTGTATCTGTCGAAGATATTAGCTCCTGCGATTTTGTCGAGCGTGATTTGATGCTCATCAAAGTCCGCTCCGACGGTGGCCAGCGAACGGAAATTCGCGAGTTGGTCGAGATTTTTCGCGGGCGCGTCGTCGATGTTGGCGCCACGGAACTGATGATTGAAATCGCTGGTCGCGAAAGCAAAATCGAAGCCTTTATCGAGCGCATGCGACCCTATGGTATTGTCGAGGTCAGCCGCACCGGTCGCATCGCATTGGTGCGCAGCGGACAGCGTAGCTCCGAACCTGCCGAAGCGATTGCCAACTTGGCCGAATGA
- a CDS encoding dihydropteroate synthase — protein MTNYPNQHYQFITGRIAESAVRSIVAELAAKFGFNYSIQVLPITVAALMTGRWLLRHLQLDPAATTLVLPGYLVTDLSSIQAAVAIPVQCGPKNIVDLPLFFGANAPSSDGLDAYDIEIIAEINHADRLPLGELLTLAQQLAADGADMIDLGCTPGQPWAEVGLAVQLLRQHGLRVSIDSFDAAEVSAACGAGAELVLSVNSHNWQLAADLPCEVVAIPDSPQDIDSLFRTAERLQNAGVSFRLDPILEPIGLGLAASLDRYAQCRRRFPDTSIMMGIGNLTEMTDVDSAGINTLLLGYCQELCIGSVLTTQVINWSRSSVRECDLARRLVHYAVQQGIPAKNIQPQLVTLRDPRVRQLSATALAEMSTAIRDRNIRIFVADGQIHALSAGVHVSGNDPFDVMQQLVASPIGRTLDPEHTFYLGFEMCKASIALALSKNYEQDEALTWGHLTQPEKFHRLKRKA, from the coding sequence ATGACAAACTACCCAAATCAGCATTATCAGTTCATTACTGGACGGATCGCAGAATCAGCGGTGCGGTCGATCGTTGCCGAACTGGCCGCCAAGTTTGGCTTCAACTACTCGATCCAAGTACTGCCGATAACTGTCGCTGCGCTCATGACCGGTCGCTGGCTGCTGCGGCACCTGCAACTAGATCCAGCTGCGACGACGCTGGTACTACCTGGCTACCTGGTTACCGACCTGAGCTCCATTCAAGCTGCAGTTGCCATTCCAGTCCAATGTGGTCCGAAAAACATCGTTGATCTGCCGCTGTTTTTTGGCGCAAATGCACCGTCGAGCGATGGGTTGGATGCCTACGATATTGAGATCATCGCGGAGATCAACCACGCCGATCGACTACCGTTGGGAGAACTGCTGACCCTAGCCCAACAATTGGCAGCTGACGGGGCCGACATGATAGATCTCGGTTGTACGCCTGGCCAACCTTGGGCTGAAGTCGGTCTAGCGGTGCAGTTGTTGCGTCAACATGGCCTGCGCGTCTCGATCGACTCGTTTGATGCCGCTGAGGTGTCGGCCGCCTGCGGGGCTGGTGCAGAGTTGGTGCTGTCGGTCAACAGCCACAACTGGCAATTGGCTGCTGACCTGCCCTGCGAAGTCGTGGCCATCCCCGATTCGCCGCAAGACATCGACAGTCTTTTTAGAACAGCGGAGCGTTTGCAGAACGCGGGCGTAAGCTTTCGACTGGACCCGATTCTCGAACCGATCGGACTTGGGTTAGCGGCCAGTCTTGATCGCTATGCCCAGTGCCGGCGGCGCTTTCCGGATACCTCGATAATGATGGGCATTGGCAACTTGACCGAAATGACCGATGTCGACTCAGCCGGCATCAACACCTTGCTGTTGGGATATTGCCAAGAGCTATGCATCGGCAGTGTGCTGACGACGCAGGTCATCAATTGGTCGCGTAGCAGCGTTCGCGAATGTGATTTGGCGCGCCGCTTAGTCCACTACGCCGTCCAGCAGGGCATTCCGGCCAAGAACATCCAGCCTCAACTCGTCACACTCCGCGACCCGCGCGTCCGCCAGTTGTCCGCCACAGCGCTGGCTGAAATGAGTACCGCCATTCGCGATCGCAACATCAGGATTTTTGTTGCCGATGGACAGATTCATGCGCTATCGGCTGGAGTCCACGTTTCCGGCAACGACCCGTTTGATGTCATGCAACAACTAGTCGCCAGCCCCATTGGACGAACGTTGGACCCCGAGCACACCTTCTATCTGGGCTTTGAAATGTGTAAAGCTTCGATTGCCTTAGCCCTCAGCAAGAATTACGAGCAAGACGAGGCCCTGACCTGGGGCCACTTGACCCAACCGGAAAAATTTCATCGCCTGAAACGCAAAGCCTAG
- the ndk gene encoding nucleoside-diphosphate kinase, with protein sequence MERSLVLLKPDCVERRLMGQIIARFEAKGLNIVALKMLRVTPELAKQHYAEHVSKPFYPSLEAFITSAPIVAMAIEGLDVIRLIRDMLGATNGLKANPGTIRGDFSSSRQMNLVHASDSPESAARELALYFSSNEFCDHQLLVTPALRASDEA encoded by the coding sequence TTGGAACGATCCTTGGTATTGCTCAAGCCAGACTGCGTCGAGCGGCGTTTGATGGGGCAAATCATTGCCCGCTTTGAAGCCAAAGGGCTGAATATCGTAGCCCTGAAGATGCTGCGAGTTACCCCCGAGCTGGCCAAGCAGCACTATGCTGAACACGTTTCCAAACCGTTCTATCCTAGCCTGGAGGCGTTCATCACTTCGGCTCCCATCGTGGCGATGGCGATCGAGGGCCTGGACGTCATTCGACTGATTCGCGATATGCTGGGTGCAACCAACGGGTTGAAGGCCAATCCAGGAACCATTCGTGGCGACTTTTCTAGTTCGCGGCAAATGAATCTCGTGCATGCATCCGACAGCCCTGAGAGCGCTGCTCGCGAACTGGCGCTCTATTTTTCGTCAAACGAATTCTGCGACCATCAGCTGCTGGTAACGCCGGCGCTACGAGCCAGCGATGAAGCTTAG
- a CDS encoding FGGY-family carbohydrate kinase: MAWTTEGYYLAIDAGTQSIRAAIVDGRGQILDIEKVAIEPYFSVQPGWAEQHPDYYWTMLCQSCNQLLQRRVVEPKRLSAVSLTSQRATMINVDATGQALRPAILWLDDRKAAMQRLLPAPIETLLRPLGIYSLLRHTYKNAEWNWLVQNQPDVVAATHKYLTLSGFLNFKLCGQYHESVASTVGYLPFDYKLQRWYSEGNWKRRLFDVPTDRLPQLFATGQQLGTITDLSARQTGIPSGLPLLAGAADKAAEVLGSGVINSQQVACLSLGTTATVQAVTARYREVERLVPLYPSAVAGMYNSEIMIYKGFWMISWFRDQFGHAEQQQAATQNVSPEKLLDQFLADVPAGCLGLMTQPYWGAGVRYPDPAAKGCVLGFGDVHTRPYLYRSIVEGLGYALKQGLQKTARRLGCNFQVVRIAGGGSQSDNIMQIMADICALPAERPHTFEASLLGTAVNMAVGLRHYPDYATAVSQMVRVGQRFEPITENVQLYRQLYDRIYLQMYRKLRPLYREIQAITGYPRP, translated from the coding sequence TTGGCTTGGACAACTGAGGGATACTATTTGGCAATTGACGCAGGTACGCAGTCAATCCGCGCGGCCATCGTCGATGGTCGCGGGCAGATACTGGATATCGAGAAGGTGGCAATCGAACCGTACTTCTCGGTGCAGCCCGGCTGGGCCGAGCAGCACCCGGATTACTATTGGACGATGCTGTGCCAGTCCTGCAATCAATTGCTCCAGCGCCGGGTGGTGGAGCCCAAGCGACTGAGCGCTGTCTCACTAACATCGCAGCGCGCGACGATGATCAACGTGGATGCCACAGGCCAGGCGCTGCGGCCAGCCATTCTGTGGCTGGATGATCGCAAGGCTGCCATGCAGCGCCTGCTGCCCGCGCCGATCGAAACATTGCTAAGGCCACTGGGGATCTATTCACTGCTGCGGCACACCTACAAGAACGCTGAATGGAATTGGCTGGTGCAAAACCAGCCTGATGTCGTTGCCGCCACGCACAAGTATTTGACATTATCAGGATTTTTAAATTTCAAGTTGTGTGGCCAATACCATGAGTCCGTGGCCAGCACGGTGGGCTATTTGCCGTTTGACTACAAGCTGCAGCGCTGGTATTCGGAAGGCAATTGGAAGCGGCGGTTGTTCGACGTACCTACCGACCGGCTGCCGCAATTGTTTGCCACAGGTCAACAGCTGGGCACGATCACCGACCTGTCGGCGCGACAAACGGGCATCCCCAGCGGATTGCCACTGTTGGCCGGAGCCGCTGATAAGGCAGCCGAAGTGCTAGGCTCAGGCGTCATCAACAGTCAACAGGTCGCCTGCTTGAGCCTGGGAACGACAGCCACCGTGCAGGCCGTGACGGCTCGATATCGCGAAGTCGAACGACTGGTACCGCTCTACCCGAGCGCAGTAGCCGGCATGTACAACAGCGAAATCATGATCTACAAGGGCTTTTGGATGATCTCCTGGTTCCGCGACCAGTTTGGACACGCCGAACAACAGCAGGCAGCTACACAGAATGTATCGCCGGAGAAACTGCTGGATCAGTTTTTAGCCGATGTGCCGGCCGGGTGCCTGGGCCTGATGACTCAACCGTACTGGGGAGCCGGCGTGCGCTATCCTGACCCGGCGGCCAAGGGCTGTGTGCTGGGGTTTGGTGATGTGCATACCCGACCGTATTTGTACCGCTCGATCGTCGAAGGACTTGGTTATGCGCTCAAGCAGGGCCTACAAAAGACCGCGCGCCGATTAGGCTGCAACTTTCAGGTCGTGCGAATTGCCGGCGGTGGCTCGCAAAGTGACAACATCATGCAGATCATGGCCGACATCTGTGCTTTACCAGCCGAACGTCCACATACCTTTGAAGCCAGCCTTCTGGGCACAGCGGTCAACATGGCCGTGGGATTGAGACATTATCCAGACTACGCGACAGCCGTGAGCCAGATGGTGCGGGTTGGCCAGCGCTTCGAACCGATTACCGAGAACGTGCAGCTCTATCGTCAACTGTATGATCGCATTTACCTACAAATGTATCGTAAACTGCGGCCGTTATACCGCGAAATACAGGCGATCACCGGTTATCCACGCCCCTGA
- the ilvC gene encoding ketol-acid reductoisomerase, whose amino-acid sequence MAAKIYYDNDADLSVLKNKTIAILGYGSQGHAQAQNLRESGCKVVIGQRPGSKNYDLAVSHNFKPVDVAEAVKQADIVNILLPDEVQGDIYRNHIQPNLQPGNVLMCSHGFNIHFGQIEPPAGIDALLVAPKGPGHLVRSEFVKGGGVPGLIALSDGASDTTFKIGLAYAKGIGATRGGVIHTTFAEETETDLFGEQVVLCGGASALVKAAYETLVEAGYQPEMAYFECMHELKLIVDLFYQGGLNYMRYSVSNTAEYGDYVTGPRIITDETKQVMKQVLREIQEGKFAREWILENRAGAPAFKSRRRLERSHPIEEVGKRLRRLMSWIDAKEV is encoded by the coding sequence ATGGCCGCAAAGATTTACTACGACAACGACGCCGACCTGTCGGTGCTCAAGAACAAGACTATTGCTATCCTGGGTTACGGTTCGCAGGGGCACGCGCAAGCCCAGAACCTTCGCGAAAGTGGCTGCAAGGTTGTGATTGGTCAGCGTCCAGGCAGTAAGAATTATGACCTGGCGGTCAGCCACAACTTCAAGCCCGTCGATGTGGCTGAGGCCGTCAAGCAAGCTGACATCGTCAACATTCTGTTGCCGGACGAGGTGCAAGGCGACATCTATCGCAATCACATTCAACCCAACCTGCAGCCTGGCAACGTGCTGATGTGCTCGCACGGTTTTAATATCCACTTTGGCCAGATCGAACCGCCCGCCGGCATTGACGCGCTGTTGGTCGCCCCCAAGGGGCCAGGCCACTTAGTACGCAGTGAGTTCGTCAAAGGTGGCGGCGTGCCGGGCTTGATCGCTCTTTCCGACGGAGCCAGTGACACCACTTTCAAAATCGGATTGGCCTATGCCAAGGGTATTGGCGCGACTCGCGGAGGTGTGATTCACACAACCTTTGCCGAAGAAACTGAAACCGACTTGTTCGGCGAACAGGTTGTTCTGTGTGGTGGCGCGAGCGCACTGGTCAAGGCGGCCTATGAAACTTTGGTCGAGGCCGGCTATCAACCAGAAATGGCCTACTTTGAGTGTATGCATGAGCTGAAGTTGATCGTCGATCTGTTCTATCAAGGCGGTCTGAACTACATGCGGTATAGCGTCTCGAATACCGCCGAGTACGGCGACTACGTGACCGGCCCGCGGATCATCACCGACGAGACCAAGCAAGTCATGAAGCAAGTGCTGAGGGAAATTCAGGAAGGCAAGTTTGCCCGTGAATGGATTCTAGAAAATCGAGCTGGTGCCCCGGCTTTCAAGTCTCGGCGACGTCTGGAACGTTCGCATCCGATCGAAGAGGTCGGCAAGCGCTTGCGAAGATTGATGAGCTGGATCGACGCCAAAGAAGTTTAA